Genomic window (Clostridia bacterium):
CGCGCTGGCGATTTCGGTGTGATACTCCTGAACGCAAGGATACTATGCCTTTCGTGCATAGGGATAGAGTGAGCGGGCGAATGGCGAAGAGAGTAGATTCAATCAGAGGATCAGTGCAGATTGGGGCGGCAATCCTCACGAACTCCTACTTCCTGAGGTTCATGAAGTTCTGCCCCACGCCTGGTCTCAATTGCTATGCGTGCCCTCTGGCGTCGTTCGCGTGCCCGCTGGGGTCACTTCAGCGGTTCCTCGTGATCCGGCGTATTCCCTATGCGATGCTGGGTTTCTTCGCCGCAGTGGGCGCGGCTGTGGGGCGTGCCTCGTGCGGCTGGCTGTGCCCGTTTGGGCTCATCCAGGATTGCCTTGCGAAGCTGGGGCCGAGGAGGAAGCTCGCACGGACCCAGAGATACGGGTGGCTCAGGTATGTGTTCCTCATCGGGGTGGCAGGGGCAGGCACGTATGTCGCTGCCGCTCCGCTGTTCTGTAGGATCTGCCCGGCCGGCACTATGGAAGCAGGAATCCCGTGGGTCACTTCGAACGCCCAGATTCGAATGCTCATAGGACCCAAGTTCTGGATGAAGATCAGCATGTTGGCCGCGCTCATCTGGGCGGCCACCCGGATTAAGCGTCCATTCTGTCGGTTCATCTGCCCTCTGGGGGCGGTATATTCGCCTTTCAACCGGATCAGCGCCATGCAGTTGCAGGTTGACGGGTCTCTCTGCAACCACTGCGGCGCATGCAAGAACATCTGTCCAGTCGACCTCGAGGTGTACAGGGACCCGAATTCGGATGCGTGCATAAGGTGCCTGAACTGCACACGGTGTCCAGCGGTGTCAGTGGCATGGAACCGAGGGGCAGGGCTCGTGCGCGAACCGGATGTCGCTGCCCATTGCGAGTAGGATTCCACTGCATGCTGCATGTTCGCATGTATGCTGCATGTTCGCGGCCGCACTATCTCCTCACACTCCTCAGGATATGCCCCTCTTACCGAATACCCTGTGCTACGCAAGCGAACAATACTCCTGATCTCGTAGAAGAAGGAGTGGTGAGGTTGGGCAGGCTCAAAGTGGGGGTAATCGGAACAGGAATGGCTTTCGAGCGTCTGCACTACCCGGCATACAACCAGCTCAAAGATGTTTATGAAATCGCTGCCCTGTGTGACCTCGACGCGGAGAAGGTCAAAGGCTGGGGCAGGCGGCTGGGGCTCGCAGATAACGACATCTACACCGACTGGCACAAGATGATCGAAAGAGACGACCTCGATGTGGTTGACATCATAGTTCCCATTGGCCAGAACCAGGAGATCACTGAGGCTGCGGCCAGACGGCTCGCGGGTCAGCACAAGGGGATCATATGCGAGAAACCCCTCGCGCCAACGTTCACGAAGGCTCTGGAAGCGCGGGAGCTTGCTCAGAGGTTTCGCGTGCCGATCATGATCGCAGAGAACTACAGGTACAACGAGGAGACGAACATCATCCGCGACTTGGTGAAATCGGGACGGATAGGCGATGTGGTGTACTTCACCTACAACAGGTCGCTGGATTTCCCGTCTGAGATGCGGAAGAACGACTTCTCCGCAGCAGAGTGGAGGCAGCACCCGGAATTCCCCGGAGGCGCGGTCACCGACAGTGCTGTTCACGATGTGGCAGCGATGAGGCATATCTTTGGCGCCATTGATGAACTCCACGCCTTCGGAAGGCCGCAGGATGCGGATTTCTCCCCCTACAGCGCCATCGTGGTCAACATGCTTTTCAAGAGCGGATTGGTGGGGCAGTTCAGCTTCTACTGCGCTGGGAGTGAGGCCCACCGGCCCCTTGCCGGATTTCGCATCTATGGCTCGCTGGGCATGATCTACCTGGAGAGCCAGGAGTGCGGAGTGATCAGCATAGCCAGTAACGACGGGCGCCAGGAGCGGATACCGTACGATCCCCAGAGGGGCTACTACAACGAACTGCTCAACTTCGCTAATGCCCTCTTCGAGCGGGAGCCGATAAGCGTTCCGCCGGAGATGGAGTATGGAGATCTCAAGACCGTGCAGGACATCCTGAAATCGATCCAGCAGCGGAGGGCAGTATCAGGAGACAAGACTGCCGACTACACTCCTGACTACGCTCAGCCAGCTCCAGTGCAAAGCGAGTACATGCAGTAAACATGGCGGCGGGGGCCGCGAGCCTCCTGCGCTGCCCGGGTTGCCTGGGTTACCAGGGCTGCTGCACTTCCCGCATTGCTGCGTTTCCTGCGCTGCCTGCGCTGCCTGCGCGATCTGGCGCGCTCTCGGCCCCTTGTGCTGCATCTGCGCCACATTGGGCGCTTTGGCGTTTTCAACCCCATCGGCGCTCCAGGGCGCCCAGAGTCTTGGCACTCCGGCTGCTGGGGCGCCAAGAGCTTTGGCGCCTCGGCCTTTGGGGTGCCGGGATGTAGGACATCTCCGCGCTATCGCAGGGACTCACCTGAAAATGTCAGGCGCGTCAGGATTCAGCCTCACCACAGTCCATGCTGTATGGTCAACGACTGCACTTCCGACCTGGGTCGATGCTTCGATGAGGACCATGCCTCGCGACTCGCCGAGGGAAGACAGGGGTATTGCTATCTCAAGCCCTGCATCTGTGTAGCGAGCTGCAATGTGGATCCGTGATGTGATGCTTGTTGTGGCCTGAGCCGTGATGCCGGTCTTCTTTCCCCCTGCGGTAGTCGCCGTGGCCCGAGTCACGTTCCCAGGGCCCACGGATGCGTCGA
Coding sequences:
- a CDS encoding Gfo/Idh/MocA family oxidoreductase — translated: MGRLKVGVIGTGMAFERLHYPAYNQLKDVYEIAALCDLDAEKVKGWGRRLGLADNDIYTDWHKMIERDDLDVVDIIVPIGQNQEITEAAARRLAGQHKGIICEKPLAPTFTKALEARELAQRFRVPIMIAENYRYNEETNIIRDLVKSGRIGDVVYFTYNRSLDFPSEMRKNDFSAAEWRQHPEFPGGAVTDSAVHDVAAMRHIFGAIDELHAFGRPQDADFSPYSAIVVNMLFKSGLVGQFSFYCAGSEAHRPLAGFRIYGSLGMIYLESQECGVISIASNDGRQERIPYDPQRGYYNELLNFANALFEREPISVPPEMEYGDLKTVQDILKSIQQRRAVSGDKTADYTPDYAQPAPVQSEYMQ
- a CDS encoding 4Fe-4S binding protein, translating into MAKRVDSIRGSVQIGAAILTNSYFLRFMKFCPTPGLNCYACPLASFACPLGSLQRFLVIRRIPYAMLGFFAAVGAAVGRASCGWLCPFGLIQDCLAKLGPRRKLARTQRYGWLRYVFLIGVAGAGTYVAAAPLFCRICPAGTMEAGIPWVTSNAQIRMLIGPKFWMKISMLAALIWAATRIKRPFCRFICPLGAVYSPFNRISAMQLQVDGSLCNHCGACKNICPVDLEVYRDPNSDACIRCLNCTRCPAVSVAWNRGAGLVREPDVAAHCE